ATTTGAGGATATCAGCGATACTAAAATTGATGAAGCCATCGGCGCAAAAGCAGCAGCAACTTTACGTGAAGAACTGGAATTGATTCAGGAGGTTTATCCGGAATTTAACCGCGATGATTATATGGCGGGAAATTTACAGCCTGTTTTTTTCGGGTCGGCCTTAAATAATTTTGGAGTTCGCGAATTACTCGATGCTTTTATTGAAATCGCACCAAATCCGCAACCGAAAGAAAGCGATACGAGACTGGTAAGACCGGAAGAAAAAGATTTCACAGGATTTATCTTTAAAATTCACGCCAATATGGATCCGAAACACCGTGACCGTTTGGCTTTCGTGAAAATTGTTTCCGGAACTTTTAAAAGAAATGAAAATTACCTTCTGGTAAGAGAAAATAAGAAAATGAAGTTCTCTTCTCCGAATGCGTTCTTCGCCGATAAAAAAGAAGTCGTTGACGAAAGTTTCCCAGGGGATATCGTGGGACTTCACGATACTGGAAATTTCCGAATCGGGGATACTTTGACGGCGGGGGAAAAAATGAGTTTCAGAGGAATTCCAAACTTTTCCCCGGAACATTTCAGATATATTAATAATGATGATCCACTGAAAGCAAAACAGCTGGCGAAAGGAATCGACCAGTTGATGGACGAAGGTGTGGCGCAGTTATTTACTCTGGAAATGAATAACCGAAAAATTATCGGGACGGTGGGTGCACTTCAGTATGAAGTTATTCAATACCGTTTGGAGCATGAATATGGTGCGAAATGTACCTACGAACCACTTTCTATTCACAAAGCTTGTTGGATCGAAGCCGATGAGAAATCGGATGAATATAACGAATTTGTACGTTTAAAACAGCGTTTTATGGCAAGAGATAAATACGGACAAATGGTATTTTTGGCCGACTCTCCTTTTACCATTCAAATGACTCAGGAAAAATTCCCGAATATAAAACTGCATTTCATTAGTGAATTTAGGCAGGATTAATTTGTAAACTCTTTGTAAATTGATTTGCAAAACACAGATATAAAGACTCTTATGTACATTAAGGGTCTTTTTTGTTTCTAAAGGAATACTATTTGATTATGGTGTGTGAATTAATTTTAGAAAAAATAATGAAAAATATATTTGCAGGTGTTTTCTTTCTTCTGGCTTTAACTTCTTGCAGCAAACAGGAGTTTAATGATACGAAAGACACCATTAAAAGAGCAGACAGCCTTTTCACAAAAGCCAATGATGGTTTAAAAACGTTAGATTCCATTTCAAAAAGGGTGAATGATTCGGACGGCATTGCAAGAAAAGTACTCATTCCTCAAATTGAGAAACAAACGAAAAAAACAGACAGTACTTTAAAATCCGGCAGTTGGAAAATTGATTCCCTAAATAAAGATATTGCCGAAATTACCAAACATGTAAAAACAGGAACCGACGTTGCAAAAACGCTGGATTCTGCCAGCCAGTTATTGCAAAATGGAGAAAACGCCATTTCGGTATTGAGCAAAACGGCAGATAAAATCTTAAAAAGAACACAATCTCAAAAAGCAACTCTTCCCGCACCTTCCGAAAATTCTGAAATAAAAAACAATCCAAACAACACCGTGGTGATTCCACCCCAAATAGTGGAAAACCCTTTAATAAAATCTGCTTTTTTGGAAATTCAGGTTGCAGAATTGTCGGATGCAAAAGCTTTACTTAACCAAAAGATCAGAGAAAATAATGCAGATTTGGTCAGTGAAAATTTTAGCCAAAATGAAGGAATTCAGCGGGAAAAGATTAGGATGAAAGTTCCACTTCAAAATTTTAATCAACTGGTTCGTGATCTGTCATCTGAACTTGGCGATGTAAAAATAAAAAGCACGGAAAGCGAAGGCACGGATTATAATTTTAATCAGTTATGCACAATTGAAGTAACATTGGTGCAAAATGAGAAAATAGCGGGTAGTACTTTTGAAAGCACGGAAACAGGGAAAGATCCCGAATCTTTTGGCGCCAAATCCTCCAATGCTTTTAAAAGTGGATTTAAAGTTTTAGAAACCATTTCACTCGCGCTTCTCCCCTTTTGGCCGGTCTTTATTATTATCGGTTTAATCTTCTATTTTGTACGACGAAATAAAAAGAATAAAGAAGCAAAGTCTTTAGAAATTCCGACCAATCATCCTGTTCAAAAAACAGAAACCGCTGCTCCAGCGCAAACTGTAGAAGAGAAAAATACGAACGATCCTGAGGAACCGGATTACTCTAAATATTTACCGAAAAACTAAGGTAAAAGCTTTTTAAATAAAAAATTTCCCAAAAGTAGAAAACCTTGTCAGGGTTTAGAATCCTGACAAGGTTTTGTTTTAAATAATTAGCGAAAGACAACTGTTTTCTAAAATTAAAAACTTTACTTAATGATCACGCCATCTGCAGCCCGACTTGAACGGAGCTCTTTTTTATTGTAGTCTGAGCGAAGCGAAGATCACCATAAAAAAAGCGGGAGTGGAAGGCGGAATTGTCTGCCCAAAAAACGAGCATTAAAAATGTAGCTTGCCTTCTGATATTAAATAGTAGAAAATACCGGCAGCAAAAAATAGTACCAGATAAATGATCACCAAAATCTTTTGTTTTTTAAGGGCTGATAAAATTAAAAGACCTAAAATTCCGCTCACCAGAATCACCATTTTTTGAATGGCATCGTCCAGAAAAAGAGAACCTGCGATTAAGGCGAGTGATAAAAAGTGAAAAATTCGCTCTTTCTTTAATATATATTCTTTCATTTTTTAAAAATAAGAAATCCTTTCAGATTGCTGAAAGGATTTTCTCTTTATTTCATGTTCACGACTTTGTCAACAATATATTTGGTATTTCCGCGCCATGGGATGGCACCATTGTATTCCTTGTAATGCAAATCGAATTGCTTTCCGCTGTTTTCTTCCAGCTGTTTGAAAACGGCTTCATTTTCTACTGAAAACTCAAATTCGTAGCTGGTTAAAGCACCGGTTTTCCCGCGGCCAAAACCTTCCTGAATTAATTTTCCTTCGTAGGTTTTAAAGATATATCCTTTCTTATTCGCATAATTAAGGTAGCCCGATTTAACTCCTTCTGCAAATACGAAAAAATACTTGTACCACAGGAAACCTCCCAGTACGAGAGCCACGGCAATAACAATGATCCAAACTTTTTTCATGGTGTTTTTTTATTAATATTAACTGTTCTTCGCGATACTTCTTGAAATAACGATTTTCTGGATCTCCGAAGTTCCCTCATAAATTTGAGTGATCTTCGCATCACGCATCATTCTTTCGACATGATATTCTTTTACATAACCGTAACCACCGTGGATCTGAACGGCCTCAATGGTCGTATCCATTGCCACTTGTGAGGCGTATAATTTTGCCATCGCACCGATTTCAGAAATATCTTTTCCTTCATCTTTTTCAACTGCAGCTTTGTAACACAACATTCTGGCTGCCATAATTGAAGTGGCCATATCTGCTAATTTAAAAGCAATTGCCTGGTGATTAATGATTTCAGTTTTGAAGGCTTTTCGGGTTTTCGCATATTTCAGTGCTAATTCATAGGCTCCAGAAGCGATCCCCAAAGCTTGAGAAGCGATTCCGATACGACCACCATTTAAAACTGCCATCGCGAAGTTGAATCCAAAACCATCTTCGCCAATTCTGTTTTCCTTCGGCACTTTCACATCGGTAAACAACAGCGAATGCGTATCACTTCCGCGGATTCCCAATTTGTCTTCTTTTGGACCGATCTCAAAACCTGGCCATCCTTTTTCAAGAATAAAAGCATTGATTCCTTTATGTTTCTTTTCCGGATCAGTTTGTGCAATTACGATATAGTAGGTTGCGTTTCCCCCGTTGGTAATCCAGTTTTTTGTACCATTTAAAATATAATGATCTCCTTTATCAACCGCGGTTGTTTGCTGGGAAGTTGCATCTGATCCTGCTTCAGGTTCAGACAGTGCAAAAGCACCAATCACCTCGCCACTTGCCAGGGGTCTCAGGTATTTCATTTTTTGCTCTTCGTTACAAAATTTCTCCAATCCTGCACAAACTAAAGAGTTGTTGACTGACATTACGACTGCAGCAGAAGCATCTACCTTTGCAATTTCTTCTAGGGCAAGAACGTAAGAAACACTGTCCATTCCGGCACCACCATACTTTGGATCAACCATCATTCCGAGCAAACCTAATTCTCCCATTTTCTTTACCTGTTCATGTGGAAACTTCTGTGCGTTATCCCTCTCTATAACTCCTGGTAAAAGTTCAGTTTGAGCAAAATCTCTTGCTGCTTGCTGAATCATTAACTGTTCTTCAGATAAATTAAAATTCATAAAGTTTAAAAATTGTTAGAGTGTAAATTTACAATATTTCTAAAAAGTAAAAAATTAAAACAAATATTACTATAAAATTCTTCTTGTAGGTTAAAATAAAAATGATATTTTTACATTTAATCAATACTATATTGGTTATTTATAATATATAAGTAAATAGAATTTCGATATGACAATAAAAAGAACTTTTGATTTTGCGCTTAATGCGTTAGAACAATATTCGAGAGATGATATGTTCGTCACCAAATATGACGGAAAATGGGAAAAGACATCAACAAGTGACTTTATTGCTCTTGGAAACAAGATTTCAAGAGGGTTATTGAAGTTGGGAATTAAACCCGGCGATAAAATTTCCCTTATCACGACTGCAACGAGAACAGAATGGGCGGTGATGGATTTTGGAATTTCTCAGATCGGTGCGGTTTCGGTACCAATGTATCCAAGTATTTCTCCAGAAGATTATGATTTTATCTTTAATAATGCAGATGTAAAATATTGTTTTGTTTCTGATAAAGAGCTCTATGATAAAGTAATGAAAATTAGAGAAAATGTTTCTTCCCTACAAGGCGTATTTTCTTTCGATCAGGTCTCAGGAGCGCCAAACTGGCGGGAAATTATTGATTTGGGAAATGATGAAGCAACTCAAAATGAAGTGGAAGATTTGTCTAAAACTATTAATTCTGAGGATTTAGCGACGCTAATTTATACTTCCGGAACTACAGGAAGACCAAAAGGTGTAATGTTGACGCATCAAAATATCGTCTCCAATGTTTTAGGTTCAAATCCACGAATTCCCAGAGTTAAGGGTTTGGAATATACCGATATTAAAATTTTAAGCTTCTTACCAATCTGTCATATTTTCGAAAGAATGCTTTTTTATCTTTATCAATATAACGGATATGCAGTTTACTTTGCAGAAAGCATTGAAAAAATGGGCGATAATATCAAGGAGGTTCAGCCACATATCATGTCTGTTGTTCCAAGATTGATTGAAAAAGTGTACGATAAGATCTACGATAAAGGAACCAGTGCGGGAGGATTGAAATCTAAGATTTTCCTTTGGGCTTTGGGAGTTAATAAAGCTAAAGAAAAATTGGGTAAACCTTCCGGATTAAAAGAGATCATTGCGGACAAATTGGTTTTTTCAAAATGGCGCGAAGGTTTAGGTGGAAACATCATTACCCTTGTATCGGGTTCTGCCGCTTTATCGGCAAGACTGAACAAAATGTTCCAAAATGCGGGAATTCCCATTCTGGAAGGTTATGGTTTAACGGAAACTTCACCAGTAATTTCGGTTAACAGTTTTGGCAAAATAAAAGTGGGTACCGTAGGTCATGTCTTAGACAATCTGGAAGTGAGAATTCAGGAAGATGGAGAAATTACGGTAAAAGGTCCTTCGGTATTCAAAGGGTATTTCAAAAATGAAGAAATGACCAAAGAAGCCTTTACGGCAGACGGTTTCTTTAAAACTGGAGATATTGGTCATATTGATGAAGAAGGTTATCTGCATATTACCGATCGCAAAAAAGAAATGTTCAAAACCTCAGGTGGAAAATATATCGCGCCACAGGTTATTGAAAACTTAGCAAAAGCTTCGAAATTCATCGAGCAAATTATGGTGGTGGGCGATGGTGAAAAAATGCCATGTGCTTTAATACAACCGGATTTTAATTTTATAAGAAACTGGGCAGAACGTAAAAATCTGCAAATAGGCAGCACACCGGAAGAATTGGCGAAAAGTCCGGAATTGAAAGAACGCATTAAAAAAGAAATCGATTATTTAAATACCAAATTAGGACATTGGGAGCAAATCAAGAAATTTGAATTGACTCCGGAAGTGTGGTCCATCGAATTAGGCCTGCTTACTCCTACTCTGAAACTGAAAAGAAAAGCGGTGAAAGAAAGATATATCAATCTGTATAATGAGTTGTACGGACATAAAGACTAACAGATCTAGATAATGACAAAGCACGGTTTTTAAGCCGTGCTTTTTTAATTCATTAAAGTAGAGCTTCTTTTTAAGTGTTTATCAAAATTCCAAAATTTTCAACTTTTAATAAGGAAAATTCTGGACTAAATGAAAACCATTTCAGGAATAAGAGTGATTTATAATTGCTATCGGGAACAAACTTACTTGGACTTATATTTGATGAGTAAGCAAAGCAAATACGGAAGCACGTCAATAGAAAATATGGTGTATAAACTGTAAAAAAGATGCTTCGTATTTTATAACATAATTAAAAAGGAGAAATGGCAAATGACATGAGGGATATAAATTTTAACTTCGGAAAGGGTTTCACATTTAAGAAGCACGTTCCGGAGGAGGTTTCGCATTTTGAACGGGTTTTTGACATTTTCAAAGATTTGCTCACCCATACTTCGGGCGATATCGAAGAAGCTTTTGAATGGTTGGATATGCTCGACAAAGAATATGATATTTTCAATGAAGAATATACGCTGGAGGATTTTGAAGAAGATCTAAAAAAACGCGGCTACATTAAAGAGGAGATCGACCCGGAAGATGGAAATCAAGGAACCGGAAAAGGCAAAAATATTTTAACCGCGAAACTGGAGTCGGCATTGCGCGAATATGCATTGGATCAAATATTCGGAAAGCTTAAAAAGAGCGGTATTGGAAATCACAACACAAAGAAAGTCGGTGTAGGTGATGAGCGCGAAGGTGAAAATCGCTCGTTTCAGTATGGAGATGATTTGTCTACCGTGAATATGACGGAGAGTTTAAAGAATGCTCAGATTAATAATGGAATTTCAGATTTGCGCTTGACTGAAGATGACCTGATCGTGGAGGAAACAAAGCATAAAGCGCAGATGAGTACGGTCTTGATGATTGACATCAGTCACTCTATGATCCTTTATGGTGAGGACCGAATTACACCGGCAAAAAAAGTAGCCATGGCTTTGGTGGAATTAATCAGAAGAAAATATCCAAAAGATTCTATTGATATCATTGTTTTTGGAAATGAAGCCTGGCCAATAAAAGTGAAGGATCTCCCGTACCTGAAAGTTGGTCCTTATCACACCAATACCGTGGCAGGACTGGAGCTTGCAATGGATATTTTGCGAAGAAAAAGAAATACGAACAAACAGATTTTTATGATCACCGATGGGAAACCAAGTTGTATTCAACTTCCAACGGGAGAATTCTATATGAACAGTAATGGTCTTGATGAAATGATCGTTTCCCAATGCCTCAATAAAGCAGCTCAGGCTCGGAAATTAAAAATTCCAATCACCACTTTTATGATTGCACAAGATCCTTATCTGCGCAAATTTGTAGAAGCCTTTACGGCCCAAAACCAAGGAAAAGCCTTTTTAACAGGACTTTCAGGTTTAGGACAAATGATTTTTGAAGATTACGAAAAAAACAGAATTAAAAGAATATAATCATTAAAAAGGTAGTATATCATTCAACTTGACATGGTTGATTATAGCTTTGACACAGTACAACAAGACATTATGAAAAAAGACATCACATTTAAGGAATTAAAAGATTCCGGTTACCAGGATAAAACCATTAACGAAGAAATACAACAAAATTTAATTGCAAAAATTAAAGCTAAAGAGCCCGTTTTTGAGGGACTTTGGGGATACGAAGACACGGTAGTTCCGCAACTTAAGAAAGCCATTTTGGCTGGACACCACATCAATCTTTTAGGTTTGCGTGGACAAGCCAAGACGAAAATTGCCAGAAGTATGGTGAACTTGCTTGATGAATATATGCCGATTGTAAAAGGTTCTGAAATTAACGATAGTCCATTTCACCCTATTTCAAAATATGCTCGTGATCTGATCGAGGAAAAAGGCGATGAAACGATGATCTCCTGGGTGCACCGATCGAATCGTTTTTACGAAAAACTAGCAACACCGGATGTAAATGTGGCCGATTTAATTGGGGACATTGATCCTATTAAAGCCGCAACTCTAAAACTCCCCTATTCCGATGAACGCGTTTTACATT
This DNA window, taken from Kaistella carnis, encodes the following:
- a CDS encoding acyl-CoA dehydrogenase; the encoded protein is MNFNLSEEQLMIQQAARDFAQTELLPGVIERDNAQKFPHEQVKKMGELGLLGMMVDPKYGGAGMDSVSYVLALEEIAKVDASAAVVMSVNNSLVCAGLEKFCNEEQKMKYLRPLASGEVIGAFALSEPEAGSDATSQQTTAVDKGDHYILNGTKNWITNGGNATYYIVIAQTDPEKKHKGINAFILEKGWPGFEIGPKEDKLGIRGSDTHSLLFTDVKVPKENRIGEDGFGFNFAMAVLNGGRIGIASQALGIASGAYELALKYAKTRKAFKTEIINHQAIAFKLADMATSIMAARMLCYKAAVEKDEGKDISEIGAMAKLYASQVAMDTTIEAVQIHGGYGYVKEYHVERMMRDAKITQIYEGTSEIQKIVISRSIAKNS
- a CDS encoding AMP-dependent synthetase/ligase, with product MTIKRTFDFALNALEQYSRDDMFVTKYDGKWEKTSTSDFIALGNKISRGLLKLGIKPGDKISLITTATRTEWAVMDFGISQIGAVSVPMYPSISPEDYDFIFNNADVKYCFVSDKELYDKVMKIRENVSSLQGVFSFDQVSGAPNWREIIDLGNDEATQNEVEDLSKTINSEDLATLIYTSGTTGRPKGVMLTHQNIVSNVLGSNPRIPRVKGLEYTDIKILSFLPICHIFERMLFYLYQYNGYAVYFAESIEKMGDNIKEVQPHIMSVVPRLIEKVYDKIYDKGTSAGGLKSKIFLWALGVNKAKEKLGKPSGLKEIIADKLVFSKWREGLGGNIITLVSGSAALSARLNKMFQNAGIPILEGYGLTETSPVISVNSFGKIKVGTVGHVLDNLEVRIQEDGEITVKGPSVFKGYFKNEEMTKEAFTADGFFKTGDIGHIDEEGYLHITDRKKEMFKTSGGKYIAPQVIENLAKASKFIEQIMVVGDGEKMPCALIQPDFNFIRNWAERKNLQIGSTPEELAKSPELKERIKKEIDYLNTKLGHWEQIKKFELTPEVWSIELGLLTPTLKLKRKAVKERYINLYNELYGHKD
- a CDS encoding vWA domain-containing protein, which codes for MRDINFNFGKGFTFKKHVPEEVSHFERVFDIFKDLLTHTSGDIEEAFEWLDMLDKEYDIFNEEYTLEDFEEDLKKRGYIKEEIDPEDGNQGTGKGKNILTAKLESALREYALDQIFGKLKKSGIGNHNTKKVGVGDEREGENRSFQYGDDLSTVNMTESLKNAQINNGISDLRLTEDDLIVEETKHKAQMSTVLMIDISHSMILYGEDRITPAKKVAMALVELIRRKYPKDSIDIIVFGNEAWPIKVKDLPYLKVGPYHTNTVAGLELAMDILRRKRNTNKQIFMITDGKPSCIQLPTGEFYMNSNGLDEMIVSQCLNKAAQARKLKIPITTFMIAQDPYLRKFVEAFTAQNQGKAFLTGLSGLGQMIFEDYEKNRIKRI
- a CDS encoding DUF4349 domain-containing protein; the encoded protein is MKNIFAGVFFLLALTSCSKQEFNDTKDTIKRADSLFTKANDGLKTLDSISKRVNDSDGIARKVLIPQIEKQTKKTDSTLKSGSWKIDSLNKDIAEITKHVKTGTDVAKTLDSASQLLQNGENAISVLSKTADKILKRTQSQKATLPAPSENSEIKNNPNNTVVIPPQIVENPLIKSAFLEIQVAELSDAKALLNQKIRENNADLVSENFSQNEGIQREKIRMKVPLQNFNQLVRDLSSELGDVKIKSTESEGTDYNFNQLCTIEVTLVQNEKIAGSTFESTETGKDPESFGAKSSNAFKSGFKVLETISLALLPFWPVFIIIGLIFYFVRRNKKNKEAKSLEIPTNHPVQKTETAAPAQTVEEKNTNDPEEPDYSKYLPKN
- a CDS encoding peptide chain release factor 3, whose amino-acid sequence is MSDLLKEIGKRKTFGIIAHPDAGKTTLTEKLLLFGGAIQEAGAVKSNKIKKGATSDFMEIERQRGISVATSVLAFEYKGHKINILDTPGHKDFAEDTYRTLTAVDSVIVVVDVAKGVEEQTEKLVQVCRMRNIPMIVFINKLDREGKDAFDLLDEVEQKLGLTVVPLSLPIGMGNEFQGIYNIWEHNIQLFVEEKKQRVGSAVKFEDISDTKIDEAIGAKAAATLREELELIQEVYPEFNRDDYMAGNLQPVFFGSALNNFGVRELLDAFIEIAPNPQPKESDTRLVRPEEKDFTGFIFKIHANMDPKHRDRLAFVKIVSGTFKRNENYLLVRENKKMKFSSPNAFFADKKEVVDESFPGDIVGLHDTGNFRIGDTLTAGEKMSFRGIPNFSPEHFRYINNDDPLKAKQLAKGIDQLMDEGVAQLFTLEMNNRKIIGTVGALQYEVIQYRLEHEYGAKCTYEPLSIHKACWIEADEKSDEYNEFVRLKQRFMARDKYGQMVFLADSPFTIQMTQEKFPNIKLHFISEFRQD